One genomic region from Argentina anserina chromosome 2, drPotAnse1.1, whole genome shotgun sequence encodes:
- the LOC126785101 gene encoding lysine histidine transporter-like 8, which produces MSCEVTEVKVNSMSSSAKRAADSEIETPAAEMSSPAGPPKTPKSPFASRFMSTPLASPMKKAIVNMQGYLEEVGHFTKLDPQDSWLPITESRNGNVYYSAFHTLSSGIGVQALLLPLSFTVLGWAWGIICLSVAFMWQLYTLWLLIQLHESQSGMRYSRYLRLSMAAFGEKLGKLLSLFPIMYLSGGTCVTLIMIGGGTMKILYQIVSGNNTSPLTIVEWYLVFTGTAIVLAQLPNLNSIAGISLIGAITAVTYCTLIWVVSITRDRPVGVSYDYPVLPPQAKSETAASVFSILNAIGITVFAFRGHNLVLEIQGTMPSSIKSPSRLPMWKGVKFAYLVIAMCLYPLAIGGYWAYGNLIPSNGGMLNALNNFHGHHTSKFMLAFTSLLVVTNCLTSFQIYAMPVFDNLEFRYTSCMNKPCPRWLRAGSRILFGCFACFIAVALPFLPSLAGLIGGVAVPITLAYPCFMWILIRKPPKHIAIFNWVLGSSGIVLSLLIVTGAIWNIVTIGIEVHFFKPE; this is translated from the exons ATGAGTTGTGAGGTGACGGAAGTGAAAGTGAACTCCATGTCGTCGTCGGCAAAGAGGGCAGCAGATTCAGAAATTGAAACTCCGGCTGCCGAGATGTCAAGCCCGGCTGGTCCGCCAAAAACGCCTAAGAGCCCTTTTGCTTCGCGTTTTATGAGTACTCCTCTTGCCAGCCCCATGAAGAAGGCGATTGTAAACATGCAAGGGTACTTGGAAGAAGTTGGACACTTCACCAAGCTTGATCCACAAGACTCCTGGCTACCCATCACCGAGTCGAGAAATGGTAATGTCTACTACTCGGCGTTTCATACACTCAGTTCAGGAATTGGAGTTCAAGCTCTCCTCCTTCCGCTGTCTTTCACCGTTCTGGGTTG GGCATGGGGAATTATATGCCTCTCGGTGGCTTTCATGTGGCAGTTATATACTCTGTGGTTACTGATACAGCTCCATGAATCACAATCTGGGATGCGCTACAGTCGATACCTTCGCCTTTCCATGGCCGCTTTTG GTGAGAAACTAGGGAAGTTGCTGTCGCTGTTTCCGATCATGTACCTCTCCGGCGGCACGTGTGTGACCCTGATCATGATTGGTGGTGGAACCATGAAGATATTGTACCAGATTGTTAGCGGTAATAATACAAGTCCTTTGACCATCGTGGAGTGGTACTTGGTGTTCACCGGCACGGCCATTGTTCTTGCTCAGCTTCCTAATCTCAATTCCATTGCCGGGATTTCATTAATTGGAGCAATTACTGCTGTAACTTACTGTACTCTCATTTGGGTTGTTTCCATTACCAGAGATAGGCCTGTGGGTGTTTCCTATGACTATCCGGTACTTCCTCCCCAAGCAAAATCTGAAACAGCTGCTTCGGTTTTCAGTATTCTCAATGCTATCGGGATAACTGTTTTTGCTTTTAGAGGACACAATCTTGTGCTTGAAATCCAG GGGACTATGCCTTCAAGCATAAAGAGTCCGTCGCGTTTGCCAATGTGGAAAGGGGTGAAATTTGCATATCTCGTCATCGCAATGTGCTTATATCCCCTTGCAATAGGAGGATATTGGGCTTACGGAAATCTG ATACCATCAAACGGAGGAATGTTAAATGCTCTGAACAACTTCCATGGACACCATACGTCAAAATTTATGCTGGCTTTTACAAGCCTGCTGGTTGTGACCAACTGCCTAACCTCGTTTCAGATATATGCAATGCCGGTGTTTGACAATCTGGAATTCAGATACACTAGCTGCATGAATAAACCCTGTCCACGATGGCTCCGAGCAGGCTCTAGGATTTTGTTTGGCTGCTTTGCCTGTTTTATTGCAGTGGCACTACCATTCTTGCCCAGCTTGGCAGGATTGATTGGCGGAGTTGCAGTACCTATCACATTAGCATATCCGTGTTTCATGTGGATACTCATCAGAAAACCTCCAAAGCATATTGCAATATTCAATTGGGTACTGGGATCCTCAGGGATAGTCCTTAGTCTCTTAATTGTCACAGGAGCAATTTGGAATATAGTAACCATCGGAATAGAAGTTCACTTCTTCAAGCCTGAATAA
- the LOC126785098 gene encoding lysine histidine transporter-like 8, which yields MAESHQRELHLHDEFIVEDDTAAIPMSSSPPEIDSAMQDHGASAPPMQTDQSNPSGMSSPSLSEKPLLNLSIVPVNVRKVTPRSHTPNFFTPLGSPIRRAIQLTKFDPQDAWLPITESRNGNAYYAAFHTLCSGIGIPALVLPVSFTVLGWTWGIISLTIAFTWQLYTLWLLVKLHESKETGMRYSRYLQLFSSTFGDKMGKIFAVFPIYYLSGGTCVALIIVGGSSMKLFYEILCGHECTSKPLTTVEWYLVFTCAAVVLSQLPNLNSIAGVSLIGAITAIGYCTIMWLVAVTEGRLDGVSYNPKKENSNTAMIFSILNSLGIIAFAFKGHNLTLEIQATMPSSDKKPSHVPMWRGVKIAYFIIALCLFPLAIGGYWAYGHMIPPNGGMLTAIYQYHGRDTSTLILALTSLFIIVNAVSSFQIFGMPMFDDMESKYITRFNKPCPWWLRSISRAMFGFGCFFIAVAIPFLGSFAGLIGGIAIPITFAYPCFLWLKIKKPEKFSFMWLLNWALGLLGTALSVILIAAGIYVVIDTGIQVSFFKPQ from the exons ATGGCCGAGAGTCACCAGAGAGAGTTGCACCTTCATGATGAGTTCATTGTGGAAGATGACACTGCTGCTATCCCCATGAGCTCATCGCCTCCAGAAATAGATTCTGCGATGCAGGATCATGGCGCATCAGCGCCTCCGATGCAAACAGATCAATCTAATCCTAGCGGAATGAGTTCACCATCATTGTCGGAGAAGCCACTTCTGAATCTCTCCATAGTGCCTGTAAATGTACGTAAAGTAACCCCGAGGTCTCACACTCCCAATTTCTTCACGCCATTGGGTAGCCCTATCAGAAGGGCTATCCAACTTACCAAATTTGACCCTCAGGATGCTTGGCTCCCCATCACAGAGTCAAGAAATGGCAATGCCTATTATGCTGCTTTCCATACTCTTTGCTCCGGTATTGGAATTCCAGCCCTTGTGCTTCCCGTGTCCTTCACCGTTCTTGGATG GACATGGGGGATCATAAGCTTGACGATAGCATTTACATGGCAGCTCTACACTCTGTGGCTTCTAGTCAAGCTTCATGAGTCCAAAGAAACTGGGATGCGTTACAGTCGATACCTCCAGCTCTTCAGCTCCACTTTTGGAGATAAAATGGGAAAGATCTTCGCCGTCTTCCCCATCTACTACCTCTCCGGCGGCACTTGTGTGGCCCTCATCATTGTTGGTGGTTCCAGCATGAAGCTCTTCTATGAGATCCTGTGCGGCCACGAATGCACTTCTAAACCGCTCACCACGGTGGAGTGGTACTTGGTGTTTACGTGCGCTGCGGTGGTTCTGTCTCAGCTTCCCAACTTGAACTCCATTGCCGGAGTATCATTAATCGGTGCGATCACCGCCATTGGTTACTGCACCATCATGTGGCTCGTTGCTGTCACGGAGGGCAGGCTTGACGGCGTTTCCTATAACCCAAAAAAGGAAAACTCTAATACTGCTATGATCTTCAGCATTCTCAATTCTCTTGGGATTATTGCTTTTGCTTTCAAGGGTCACAATCTTACACTAGAAATTCAG GCAACTATGCCTTCTAGTGACAAAAAGCCATCTCATGTGCCAATGTGGAGAGGGGTGAAGattgcatatttcatcatcgCATTGTGTTTATTTCCTCTAGCAATTGGTGGATATTGGGCTTACGGACACATG ATACCACCAAATGGGGGGATGCTTACTGCAATCTATCAATACCACGGGCGTGACACTTCGACACTCATTCTTGCACTGACCAGTTTATTCATCATTGTCAATGCTGTGAGCTCATTCCAAATCTTTGGGATGCCTATGTTTGATGATATGGAATCCAAGTACATCACTCGCTTTAACAAACCGTGTCCGTGGTGGCTCCGATCAATTTCTCGGGCCATGTTTGGATTCGGCTGCTTCTTCATAGCGGTCGCAATCCCGTTCTTGGGTAGCTTTGCTGGTCTCATTGGAGGGATTGCCATTCCCATTACCTTTGCTTATCCTTGTTTCTTGTGGTTGAAGATTAAGAAGCCCGAAAAGTTCAGCTTCATGTGGTTGCTAAATTGGGCACTGGGACTTCTCGGCACGGCTCTCAGTGTTATCCTCATAGCTGCCGGCATTTATGTTGTCATCGACACAGGAATTCAAGTCAGCTTCTTCAAGCCTCAATAG